One Ranitomeya variabilis isolate aRanVar5 chromosome 5, aRanVar5.hap1, whole genome shotgun sequence DNA window includes the following coding sequences:
- the GPR19 gene encoding putative G-protein coupled receptor 19 isoform X1, with translation MISGCFTAKVIGYLTRINGGLGAELYDSSTATKMVFAHGMDAQRPRLIPPTILYPMPNNSLTTCPMSAGEPWMPGLYRHNPPEQRNSTGPDPFLFPGEIAAAGLIFGFIWILSVFGNALVCLVIHRSRRTQSTTNYFVVSLACADLLLSLGSAPFTLLQITSGRWALGSAMCKLARYFHYLTPGVQIYVLLSICLDRFYTILYPLSFKVSREKAKRMIVASWLFDAAFVSPAFFFYDVVDGHCNFFPPPSWDGAVYGVAHLLVGFLVPSALILLFYQKVVKYIWRVGTDRLSVRRTMNIVPRTKVKTIKMFLMLNTIFLVSWMPFYVVQLWHPDESDQRQCCLAYLAVSWLSFGSSAAKPTLYSVYNANFRRGMKETFCMSSMKCYRSNAYTITTSSRMAKRNYVGICEMPIPGKTAVKESVYDSFDREAKEKKLAWPIDSNPPNTFV, from the exons ATGATatcgggttgtttcacagccaaagtcattggatacttgaccaggatcaatggtggtctcggtgctgagctatat GACTCTTCAACTGCAACAAAGATGGTGTTTGCCCATGGTATGGATGCCCAGAGGCCTCGTCTCATCCCACCCACCATCCTTTACCCCATGCCAAATAACAGTTTGACTACCTGTCCGATGTCAGCTGGAGAACCATGGATGCCAGGACTTTACAGACACAACCCTCCGGAGCAGAGGAACAGCACTGGCCCGGACCCGTTTCTGTTTCCTGGGGAGATTGCCGCAGCTGGGTTGATCTTCGGGTTTATCTGGATCCTCTCGGTGTTCGGCAACGCTTTGGTTTGTCTGGTCATTCATCGGAGCCGTCGGACTCAGTCTACAACTAATTACTTTGTGGTCTCTTTGGCATGTGCGGACTTGTTGCTCAGCCTTGGTAGTGCCCCGTTCACTCTGTTACAAATCACCTCTGGCCGCTGGGCACTGGGCAGCGCCATGTGTAAATTGGCACGTTATTTCCACTACCTTACCCCTGGAGTACAAATTTACGTGCTTTTATCCATCTGCCTTGATCGTTTTTACACCATCTTGTACCCTCTGAGCTTTAAGGTCTCCAGGGAAAAAGCCAAAAGGATGATCGTGGCATCGTGGCTCTTCGATGCCGCCTTTGTTTCTCCAGCATTCTTCTTTTACGATGTCGTGGACGGTCACTGCAACTTTTTCCCGCCTCCGTCCTGGGATGGGGCAGTGTATGGTGTGGCCCATCTTCTTGTGGGCTTCCTGGTGCCCTCTGCTCTCATCCTCCTTTTTTACCAGAAAGTAGTGAAATATATTTGGCGCGTTGGCACTGACAGACTGAGTGTCAGGCGCACCATGAACATTGTGCCCAGAACCAAAGTGAAAACCATCAAGATGTTCTTGATGTTAAATACAATATTCCTGGTATCATGGATGCCCTTCTACGTGGTGCAGCTGTGGCACCCAGATGAAAGTGACCAGCGTCAGTGCTGCCTCGCCTACCTGGCAGTCTCTTGGCTTTCCTTTGGATCCTCGGCTGCCAAGCCAACATTGTACTCGGTATACAATGCCAACTTCCGACGTGGCATGAAAGAGACCTTCTGTATGTCATCCATGAAGTGCTATCGGAGCAACGCCTACACCATCACCACCAGCTCCCGCATGGCTAAAAGGAACTATGTTGGCATTTGTGAAATGCCAATCCCGGGCAAAACGGCCGTCAAGGAGTCCGTTTATGACTCATTTGACCGGGAAGCTAAAGAGAAAAAACTGGCTTGGCCCATCGATTCCAACCCTCCGAACACATTTGTGTGA
- the GPR19 gene encoding putative G-protein coupled receptor 19 isoform X3 codes for MVFAHGMDAQRPRLIPPTILYPMPNNSLTTCPMSAGEPWMPGLYRHNPPEQRNSTGPDPFLFPGEIAAAGLIFGFIWILSVFGNALVCLVIHRSRRTQSTTNYFVVSLACADLLLSLGSAPFTLLQITSGRWALGSAMCKLARYFHYLTPGVQIYVLLSICLDRFYTILYPLSFKVSREKAKRMIVASWLFDAAFVSPAFFFYDVVDGHCNFFPPPSWDGAVYGVAHLLVGFLVPSALILLFYQKVVKYIWRVGTDRLSVRRTMNIVPRTKVKTIKMFLMLNTIFLVSWMPFYVVQLWHPDESDQRQCCLAYLAVSWLSFGSSAAKPTLYSVYNANFRRGMKETFCMSSMKCYRSNAYTITTSSRMAKRNYVGICEMPIPGKTAVKESVYDSFDREAKEKKLAWPIDSNPPNTFV; via the coding sequence ATGGTGTTTGCCCATGGTATGGATGCCCAGAGGCCTCGTCTCATCCCACCCACCATCCTTTACCCCATGCCAAATAACAGTTTGACTACCTGTCCGATGTCAGCTGGAGAACCATGGATGCCAGGACTTTACAGACACAACCCTCCGGAGCAGAGGAACAGCACTGGCCCGGACCCGTTTCTGTTTCCTGGGGAGATTGCCGCAGCTGGGTTGATCTTCGGGTTTATCTGGATCCTCTCGGTGTTCGGCAACGCTTTGGTTTGTCTGGTCATTCATCGGAGCCGTCGGACTCAGTCTACAACTAATTACTTTGTGGTCTCTTTGGCATGTGCGGACTTGTTGCTCAGCCTTGGTAGTGCCCCGTTCACTCTGTTACAAATCACCTCTGGCCGCTGGGCACTGGGCAGCGCCATGTGTAAATTGGCACGTTATTTCCACTACCTTACCCCTGGAGTACAAATTTACGTGCTTTTATCCATCTGCCTTGATCGTTTTTACACCATCTTGTACCCTCTGAGCTTTAAGGTCTCCAGGGAAAAAGCCAAAAGGATGATCGTGGCATCGTGGCTCTTCGATGCCGCCTTTGTTTCTCCAGCATTCTTCTTTTACGATGTCGTGGACGGTCACTGCAACTTTTTCCCGCCTCCGTCCTGGGATGGGGCAGTGTATGGTGTGGCCCATCTTCTTGTGGGCTTCCTGGTGCCCTCTGCTCTCATCCTCCTTTTTTACCAGAAAGTAGTGAAATATATTTGGCGCGTTGGCACTGACAGACTGAGTGTCAGGCGCACCATGAACATTGTGCCCAGAACCAAAGTGAAAACCATCAAGATGTTCTTGATGTTAAATACAATATTCCTGGTATCATGGATGCCCTTCTACGTGGTGCAGCTGTGGCACCCAGATGAAAGTGACCAGCGTCAGTGCTGCCTCGCCTACCTGGCAGTCTCTTGGCTTTCCTTTGGATCCTCGGCTGCCAAGCCAACATTGTACTCGGTATACAATGCCAACTTCCGACGTGGCATGAAAGAGACCTTCTGTATGTCATCCATGAAGTGCTATCGGAGCAACGCCTACACCATCACCACCAGCTCCCGCATGGCTAAAAGGAACTATGTTGGCATTTGTGAAATGCCAATCCCGGGCAAAACGGCCGTCAAGGAGTCCGTTTATGACTCATTTGACCGGGAAGCTAAAGAGAAAAAACTGGCTTGGCCCATCGATTCCAACCCTCCGAACACATTTGTGTGA
- the GPR19 gene encoding putative G-protein coupled receptor 19 isoform X2 encodes MVLILMVSEDSSTATKMVFAHGMDAQRPRLIPPTILYPMPNNSLTTCPMSAGEPWMPGLYRHNPPEQRNSTGPDPFLFPGEIAAAGLIFGFIWILSVFGNALVCLVIHRSRRTQSTTNYFVVSLACADLLLSLGSAPFTLLQITSGRWALGSAMCKLARYFHYLTPGVQIYVLLSICLDRFYTILYPLSFKVSREKAKRMIVASWLFDAAFVSPAFFFYDVVDGHCNFFPPPSWDGAVYGVAHLLVGFLVPSALILLFYQKVVKYIWRVGTDRLSVRRTMNIVPRTKVKTIKMFLMLNTIFLVSWMPFYVVQLWHPDESDQRQCCLAYLAVSWLSFGSSAAKPTLYSVYNANFRRGMKETFCMSSMKCYRSNAYTITTSSRMAKRNYVGICEMPIPGKTAVKESVYDSFDREAKEKKLAWPIDSNPPNTFV; translated from the coding sequence GACTCTTCAACTGCAACAAAGATGGTGTTTGCCCATGGTATGGATGCCCAGAGGCCTCGTCTCATCCCACCCACCATCCTTTACCCCATGCCAAATAACAGTTTGACTACCTGTCCGATGTCAGCTGGAGAACCATGGATGCCAGGACTTTACAGACACAACCCTCCGGAGCAGAGGAACAGCACTGGCCCGGACCCGTTTCTGTTTCCTGGGGAGATTGCCGCAGCTGGGTTGATCTTCGGGTTTATCTGGATCCTCTCGGTGTTCGGCAACGCTTTGGTTTGTCTGGTCATTCATCGGAGCCGTCGGACTCAGTCTACAACTAATTACTTTGTGGTCTCTTTGGCATGTGCGGACTTGTTGCTCAGCCTTGGTAGTGCCCCGTTCACTCTGTTACAAATCACCTCTGGCCGCTGGGCACTGGGCAGCGCCATGTGTAAATTGGCACGTTATTTCCACTACCTTACCCCTGGAGTACAAATTTACGTGCTTTTATCCATCTGCCTTGATCGTTTTTACACCATCTTGTACCCTCTGAGCTTTAAGGTCTCCAGGGAAAAAGCCAAAAGGATGATCGTGGCATCGTGGCTCTTCGATGCCGCCTTTGTTTCTCCAGCATTCTTCTTTTACGATGTCGTGGACGGTCACTGCAACTTTTTCCCGCCTCCGTCCTGGGATGGGGCAGTGTATGGTGTGGCCCATCTTCTTGTGGGCTTCCTGGTGCCCTCTGCTCTCATCCTCCTTTTTTACCAGAAAGTAGTGAAATATATTTGGCGCGTTGGCACTGACAGACTGAGTGTCAGGCGCACCATGAACATTGTGCCCAGAACCAAAGTGAAAACCATCAAGATGTTCTTGATGTTAAATACAATATTCCTGGTATCATGGATGCCCTTCTACGTGGTGCAGCTGTGGCACCCAGATGAAAGTGACCAGCGTCAGTGCTGCCTCGCCTACCTGGCAGTCTCTTGGCTTTCCTTTGGATCCTCGGCTGCCAAGCCAACATTGTACTCGGTATACAATGCCAACTTCCGACGTGGCATGAAAGAGACCTTCTGTATGTCATCCATGAAGTGCTATCGGAGCAACGCCTACACCATCACCACCAGCTCCCGCATGGCTAAAAGGAACTATGTTGGCATTTGTGAAATGCCAATCCCGGGCAAAACGGCCGTCAAGGAGTCCGTTTATGACTCATTTGACCGGGAAGCTAAAGAGAAAAAACTGGCTTGGCCCATCGATTCCAACCCTCCGAACACATTTGTGTGA